Proteins encoded in a region of the Paraburkholderia flava genome:
- the ureG gene encoding urease accessory protein UreG, with translation MNAPHASAVNKTRTKKLPPLRVGVGGPVGSGKTTLLEMLCKAMRERYDLVAITNDIYTKEDQRLLTVAGALPAERIMGVETGGCPHTAIREDASINLEAVDRMLTRFPDADIVFIESGGDNLAATFSPELSDLTIYVIDVAGGEKIPRKGGPGITKSDLLVINKTDLAPMVGANLDVMASDAKKMRGERPFVMTNLKALDGLADVVAFIEKKGLLTAGVA, from the coding sequence ATGAATGCACCTCACGCCTCTGCTGTGAATAAAACCCGCACGAAGAAATTGCCGCCGCTGCGCGTGGGCGTCGGTGGCCCGGTCGGTTCCGGAAAAACCACGCTGCTCGAAATGCTCTGCAAAGCGATGCGCGAGCGCTACGACCTCGTCGCGATCACCAACGATATCTATACGAAAGAAGACCAGCGTCTGCTGACGGTTGCGGGCGCGTTGCCCGCCGAGCGGATCATGGGTGTCGAGACAGGCGGCTGTCCGCATACGGCGATCCGCGAAGATGCGTCGATCAATCTCGAAGCCGTCGACCGGATGCTCACGCGTTTTCCGGATGCGGACATCGTGTTCATCGAATCGGGTGGCGACAATCTGGCCGCGACCTTCAGCCCGGAGCTTTCCGATCTGACGATCTACGTGATCGACGTCGCGGGCGGCGAGAAGATTCCGCGCAAGGGCGGCCCCGGCATCACGAAGTCGGACCTGCTGGTGATCAACAAGACCGACCTCGCGCCGATGGTCGGCGCGAATCTCGACGTGATGGCCTCCGACGCGAAGAAGATGCGCGGCGAGCGGCCGTTCGTGATGACCAATCTGAAGGCGCTCGACGGGCTGGCGGATGTTGTCGCGTTTATCGAGAAGAAGGGGTTGTTGACGGCGGGCGTTGCGTAG
- the ureE gene encoding urease accessory protein UreE, with translation MRTLDKRIDPHIKLAAVLVKRAPTLTLAYGDRCRSRLAATLDNGDEAAVLLPRGTILSDGDVLVAQDGGLVRVIAAPEAVLLVTSPDRLTLTRAAYHLGNRHTPVEVGVESLKLEADAVLEDMLKRLGAHVEHATLPFQPESGAYGGGHKHGHDESFAEDYALAQQVYGEHHGHSHDAHDHSHQHPHAEKTHSHAHHDHPGECEHDHCHDHAHGDGPGQGLGHHSHHAYR, from the coding sequence ATGCGAACGCTCGACAAACGCATCGACCCACACATAAAGCTCGCCGCCGTGCTCGTGAAACGCGCGCCCACGCTGACGCTCGCATACGGCGACCGCTGCCGTAGCCGCCTCGCCGCGACGCTCGATAACGGCGACGAAGCAGCCGTGCTGCTGCCGCGCGGCACGATTCTTAGCGATGGCGATGTGCTGGTTGCGCAGGACGGTGGCCTTGTCCGCGTGATCGCCGCGCCCGAAGCAGTGCTGCTGGTTACATCGCCGGATCGGCTCACGCTGACGCGCGCCGCGTATCATCTCGGCAATCGCCATACGCCGGTTGAGGTCGGTGTCGAGTCGCTAAAGCTCGAAGCGGACGCTGTGCTTGAAGATATGTTGAAGAGGCTAGGTGCGCATGTCGAGCATGCGACGCTGCCGTTCCAGCCCGAATCCGGCGCGTATGGCGGCGGTCATAAGCATGGTCACGATGAATCGTTCGCCGAAGACTATGCGCTCGCGCAGCAGGTGTATGGCGAGCATCATGGCCATTCGCACGACGCACACGATCACTCGCATCAACATCCGCACGCCGAAAAAACTCACAGCCACGCGCACCACGACCACCCCGGCGAGTGCGAACACGACCACTGCCACGATCACGCGCACGGCGACGGCCCCGGCCAGGGGCTCGGCCATCACTCGCACCATGCGTATCGCTGA
- a CDS encoding Kdo hydroxylase family protein produces the protein MNESQIIEVSSGDWHAQNLSVPRETLLAGVERGKVLYFPNLRFAIEGGEPALLDPALADPKRKNISLEPNGGALHGVLGDAVTQSAVRALIARYQANARSLVDGLFPEYDGKLRVAPTSLRLHQVETRETSWRKDDSRLHVDSFPSRPNYGERILRVFTNVNPHGVPRVWRVGEPFEDMAKRFLPRIKPQLPGAAWLLNLLHVTKSPRSAYDHLMLNLHDGMKADLDYQKVSPQQTMPFPPGSVWVCFSDQTSHAVMSGQFMLEQTFFLPVRAMAQPECAPLGILERLQGRALV, from the coding sequence ATGAACGAATCCCAGATCATCGAAGTCTCCTCAGGCGACTGGCACGCACAGAACCTGTCCGTGCCGCGCGAGACGCTGCTTGCCGGCGTCGAGCGGGGCAAGGTGCTGTACTTCCCGAACCTGCGCTTCGCGATCGAAGGCGGCGAACCCGCGCTGCTCGATCCCGCGCTCGCCGATCCGAAACGCAAGAACATCTCTCTCGAACCGAACGGCGGCGCGCTGCATGGCGTGCTCGGCGATGCGGTCACGCAGTCGGCGGTGCGTGCGTTGATTGCGCGTTATCAGGCGAATGCGCGCTCGCTCGTCGATGGCCTCTTTCCCGAATACGACGGCAAGCTGCGCGTCGCACCGACGAGTCTGCGACTGCATCAGGTCGAAACGCGCGAGACGTCGTGGCGCAAGGACGACAGCCGTCTGCACGTCGATTCGTTTCCGTCGCGGCCCAACTACGGCGAGCGCATCCTGCGCGTGTTCACGAACGTGAATCCGCATGGCGTGCCGCGCGTGTGGCGTGTCGGCGAGCCGTTCGAGGATATGGCGAAACGCTTCCTGCCGCGCATCAAGCCGCAGCTGCCAGGCGCCGCGTGGCTGCTGAATCTGCTGCACGTGACGAAGTCGCCGCGCAGTGCCTACGACCACCTGATGCTGAATCTGCACGACGGCATGAAGGCCGATCTCGACTACCAGAAAGTCTCGCCGCAACAGACGATGCCGTTTCCGCCCGGCAGCGTGTGGGTCTGTTTCTCGGATCAGACGTCGCACGCGGTGATGTCCGGTCAGTTCATGCTTGAGCAGACGTTCTTCCTGCCGGTCCGCGCGATGGCGCAGCCGGAGTGCGCGCCGCTCGGTATTCTCGAACGCCTGCAGGGCAGGGCGCTGGTTTGA
- a CDS encoding phosphomannomutase/phosphoglucomutase, giving the protein MISQSIFKAYDIRGVIGKTLDTDAARSIGRAFGSEVRKQGGDSVVVARDGRLSGPDLIAALSDGLRSAGVDVVNVGMVPTPVGYFAASVPLPLKGGERRVDSCIVVTGSHNPPDYNGFKMVLRGAAIYGEQIQALYQRIVDDNFEAGSGSYEEHDIADAYLARIVGDVKLARPMKLVVDTGNGVAGGLAPRLFKALGCELVELFTEIDGNFPNHHPDPAHPENLQDVIKALKETDAEIGFAFDGDGDRLGVVTKDGQIIYPDRQLMLFAEEVLSRNKGAQIIYDVKCTRNLAKWVKDKGGVPLMWKTGHSLVKAKLRETGAPLAGEMSGHVFFKDRWYGFDDGLYTGARLLEILTRVQDPSALLNGLPNSHSTPELQLKLEEGENFALIARMQKNAKFTGADDVLTIDGLRVEYPDGFGLARSSNTTPVVVMRFEADNDEALSRIQEDFRRVILAEKPDAKLPF; this is encoded by the coding sequence ATGATCTCCCAGTCCATTTTCAAGGCGTATGACATCCGCGGTGTGATCGGCAAGACGCTCGACACGGATGCGGCCCGTTCGATCGGCCGCGCGTTCGGCAGCGAAGTGCGCAAGCAGGGCGGCGACTCGGTCGTCGTCGCGCGCGACGGCCGGCTGTCCGGTCCCGATCTGATCGCGGCGCTGTCGGACGGCCTGCGTTCGGCCGGCGTCGACGTGGTGAACGTCGGCATGGTGCCGACGCCGGTCGGCTACTTCGCGGCGAGCGTACCGCTGCCGTTGAAGGGCGGCGAGCGCCGCGTCGATTCGTGCATCGTCGTGACGGGCAGCCACAACCCGCCCGACTACAACGGCTTCAAGATGGTGCTGCGCGGCGCCGCGATCTACGGCGAGCAGATCCAGGCGCTGTATCAACGGATCGTCGACGATAACTTCGAGGCCGGCAGCGGCAGCTACGAGGAACACGACATCGCGGACGCGTACCTCGCGCGCATCGTCGGCGACGTGAAGCTCGCGCGGCCGATGAAGCTGGTCGTCGATACCGGCAACGGTGTCGCGGGCGGTCTCGCGCCGCGTCTGTTCAAGGCGCTCGGCTGCGAACTCGTCGAGCTGTTCACGGAGATCGACGGCAACTTCCCGAACCATCACCCGGACCCGGCACATCCGGAGAATCTGCAGGACGTGATCAAGGCGCTGAAGGAAACCGACGCCGAAATCGGCTTTGCATTCGACGGCGACGGCGACCGCCTCGGCGTCGTCACGAAGGACGGCCAGATCATCTATCCGGACCGTCAGCTGATGCTGTTCGCCGAAGAAGTCCTGTCGCGCAACAAGGGCGCGCAGATTATCTACGACGTGAAGTGCACGCGCAATCTCGCGAAGTGGGTGAAGGACAAGGGCGGCGTACCGCTGATGTGGAAAACCGGCCATTCGCTCGTGAAGGCGAAGCTGCGCGAAACCGGCGCTCCGCTCGCGGGCGAGATGAGCGGTCACGTGTTCTTCAAGGATCGCTGGTACGGGTTCGACGACGGTCTGTACACCGGCGCGCGGCTGCTCGAAATCCTGACGCGTGTGCAGGACCCGAGCGCGCTGCTCAATGGTCTGCCGAATTCGCATTCCACGCCGGAATTGCAGTTGAAGCTCGAAGAAGGCGAGAACTTCGCGCTGATCGCACGTATGCAGAAGAACGCGAAGTTCACCGGTGCCGACGACGTGCTGACGATCGACGGTCTGCGGGTCGAGTATCCGGACGGCTTCGGGCTTGCGCGTTCGTCGAACACGACGCCGGTCGTCGTGATGCGCTTCGAAGCCGATAACGACGAGGCGCTTTCGCGCATCCAGGAAGACTTCCGCCGCGTGATTCTGGCGGAAAAGCCGGACGCGAAGCTGCCGTTCTGA
- the ureC gene encoding urease subunit alpha, with protein MTLRIGRRAYAEMFGPTTGDRVRLADTELLIEIERDYTIYGEEVKFGGGKVIRDGMGQSQRVAADVVDTVVTNAVILDHWGIVKADIGIKGGRVVGIGKAGNPDIQPGVTIAIGAATEVIAGEGMIVTAGGIDTHVHFISPQQIDEALASGVTTMIGGGTGPATGTNATTCTPGPWHLERMLQAADGYPMNLGFLGKGNVSLPEPAEEQIAAGAIGLKLHEDWGSTPAAIDNCLSVADATDTQVAIHTDTLNEAGFVEATVAAFKGRTIHTYHTEGAGGGHAPDIIKVCGEANVLPSSTNPTRPYTVNTLDEHLDMLMVCHHLDPSIAEDIAFAESRIRRETIAAEDILHDLGALSMLSSDSQAMGRVGEVIIRTWQTAHKMKVQRGALPEDAGNGARNDNFRAKRYVAKYTINPALTHGIAHEVGSIEPGKWADLVFWEPAFFGIKPALILKGGMIALAQMGDPNASIPTPQPVHYREMFATRGGALARTSLTFVSQMAAAADIAGRYGLTKHIVPVRNCRSVTKAHMIHNAWQPSISVDPETYQVIADGQLLTCEPATVLPMAQRYFLF; from the coding sequence ATGACCTTACGCATCGGCCGCCGCGCATACGCGGAAATGTTCGGCCCCACCACGGGCGACCGCGTCCGTCTCGCAGACACGGAGTTGCTGATCGAAATCGAGCGCGACTACACGATCTACGGCGAGGAAGTGAAGTTCGGCGGCGGCAAGGTGATCCGCGACGGCATGGGCCAGTCGCAGCGCGTCGCCGCCGATGTCGTCGATACGGTCGTGACGAATGCGGTGATCCTCGATCACTGGGGCATCGTGAAGGCCGACATCGGCATCAAGGGCGGCCGCGTGGTCGGCATCGGCAAGGCGGGCAATCCGGACATTCAACCGGGCGTGACGATCGCGATCGGCGCGGCGACCGAAGTGATCGCCGGCGAAGGGATGATCGTCACGGCGGGCGGCATCGATACGCATGTTCACTTCATCAGCCCGCAGCAGATCGACGAGGCGCTCGCGTCCGGCGTGACGACGATGATCGGCGGCGGCACCGGTCCCGCGACCGGCACCAACGCGACCACCTGTACGCCAGGACCGTGGCATCTCGAACGGATGCTGCAAGCGGCCGACGGCTATCCGATGAATCTCGGCTTTCTCGGCAAGGGCAACGTGAGCCTGCCCGAGCCTGCGGAAGAACAGATCGCGGCAGGCGCAATCGGTTTGAAGCTGCATGAGGACTGGGGCTCGACGCCTGCCGCCATCGACAACTGCCTGTCGGTTGCTGATGCCACCGACACGCAGGTCGCGATCCACACCGACACGCTGAACGAAGCGGGCTTCGTCGAAGCGACGGTTGCGGCGTTCAAGGGCCGCACGATCCACACGTATCACACCGAGGGCGCGGGTGGCGGCCACGCGCCGGACATCATCAAGGTCTGCGGCGAAGCGAACGTATTGCCGTCGTCGACGAATCCGACACGTCCGTACACGGTCAACACGCTCGACGAACATCTCGACATGCTGATGGTCTGTCATCACCTGGACCCGTCGATTGCCGAGGACATCGCATTCGCCGAATCGCGGATCCGTCGCGAGACGATTGCGGCCGAAGATATCCTGCACGACCTTGGCGCGCTGTCGATGCTGTCGTCGGATTCGCAGGCGATGGGGCGTGTCGGCGAGGTGATCATCCGCACGTGGCAGACCGCGCACAAGATGAAGGTGCAACGCGGCGCGCTGCCCGAAGATGCAGGAAACGGTGCGCGCAACGACAACTTCCGTGCGAAGCGTTACGTCGCGAAGTACACGATCAATCCGGCGCTCACGCACGGCATCGCGCATGAAGTCGGTTCGATCGAGCCGGGCAAGTGGGCCGACCTGGTGTTCTGGGAACCGGCGTTTTTTGGCATCAAGCCTGCGCTGATCCTCAAAGGCGGGATGATCGCGCTCGCGCAGATGGGCGACCCGAACGCGTCGATTCCAACGCCGCAGCCGGTGCATTATCGCGAGATGTTCGCGACGCGCGGCGGCGCGCTCGCGCGCACGTCGCTGACGTTCGTGTCGCAGATGGCCGCGGCAGCGGACATCGCGGGCCGCTATGGTCTGACGAAACACATCGTGCCGGTGCGCAACTGCCGCTCGGTGACGAAGGCGCATATGATTCACAATGCGTGGCAGCCGTCGATCAGCGTGGATCCGGAAACCTACCAGGTGATCGCCGACGGCCAGCTGCTGACGTGCGAGCCCGCCACCGTATTGCCGATGGCGCAACGCTATTTTCTGTTCTGA
- a CDS encoding oligosaccharide flippase family protein, giving the protein MTPVTRRFANPDVARAFANIVWLGLERVTQIVVAIAISGMLARYFGPDAFGKWQYANTLLLVLSPITWVCGAEILVPTIVHRPADQLGTVLGSAFALRIVVSAGALLLTWAGIAMGFTDPLVGAMLAGLAMTMLFREPLVGVINSWLQSMTFSKPQLITSMTTAIVKAALVFALVRMAASPARFGWLWALESAAIGIVLVLYYVRRHGSLDWRLDRTLFRHFATAGTVFWLGLICMYLFLKLDRLMLERTISFADLGRYSAAQQLNENWITLALMLAQTIAPAFVYRVQDEAQLRRNLWRLTGMTALLMIGGAVVLDALAGFIIRRVFGPAYEGAIDIFRWAVWLSVPAGIEAIGNLVVLKYQAKFVLLSKWLLALAVAFVVNLIAIPRLGAYGALVGLAVGYLAAASVNLYYIRFKLRP; this is encoded by the coding sequence ATGACCCCGGTGACGCGCCGTTTCGCGAACCCGGACGTCGCGCGGGCTTTCGCGAACATTGTCTGGCTCGGGCTCGAACGGGTCACGCAGATCGTCGTCGCAATCGCGATCAGCGGGATGCTCGCCCGCTACTTCGGTCCCGATGCGTTCGGCAAATGGCAATACGCGAACACGCTGCTGCTCGTGCTGTCGCCGATCACGTGGGTATGCGGCGCCGAAATTCTCGTGCCCACCATCGTCCATCGTCCGGCCGACCAGCTCGGCACGGTGCTCGGCAGTGCGTTCGCGCTGCGCATCGTCGTGTCGGCGGGTGCGTTGCTGCTCACATGGGCCGGCATCGCGATGGGTTTCACCGATCCGCTCGTCGGCGCGATGCTCGCGGGCCTCGCGATGACGATGCTGTTTCGCGAACCGCTCGTCGGCGTGATCAATTCGTGGCTGCAGAGCATGACGTTCAGCAAGCCGCAACTGATCACCAGCATGACGACCGCGATCGTCAAAGCCGCGCTCGTGTTCGCGCTGGTGCGCATGGCGGCGAGCCCCGCGCGTTTCGGCTGGCTGTGGGCGCTCGAATCGGCGGCGATCGGCATCGTGCTCGTGCTGTACTACGTGCGCCGCCACGGCTCGCTCGACTGGCGCCTCGACCGCACGCTGTTCCGCCATTTCGCGACCGCGGGCACGGTGTTCTGGCTCGGGCTGATCTGTATGTATCTGTTCCTGAAACTCGACCGGCTGATGCTCGAACGCACGATCTCGTTCGCCGATCTCGGCCGCTACTCCGCCGCGCAGCAGCTGAACGAAAACTGGATCACGCTCGCGCTGATGCTCGCGCAGACCATCGCGCCCGCGTTCGTCTATCGCGTGCAGGACGAAGCGCAGCTGCGCCGCAACCTGTGGCGCCTGACCGGGATGACCGCGCTGCTGATGATCGGTGGCGCCGTGGTGCTCGATGCGCTCGCGGGCTTCATCATCCGGCGCGTGTTCGGGCCGGCGTATGAAGGCGCGATCGATATTTTCCGCTGGGCTGTGTGGCTGTCCGTGCCGGCCGGCATCGAGGCGATCGGCAATCTCGTCGTGCTCAAATATCAGGCGAAATTCGTGCTGCTGTCAAAGTGGCTGCTTGCGCTTGCTGTAGCGTTCGTCGTGAACCTGATTGCGATTCCTCGGCTGGGTGCGTATGGCGCGCTCGTCGGACTCGCGGTCGGTTATCTCGCGGCTGCGAGCGTCAATCTTTACTACATCCGCTTCAAGTTGCGCCCATGA
- the waaC gene encoding lipopolysaccharide heptosyltransferase I — translation MSAQKILIVRVSSLGDVVHNMPVIADIRRRHPDAQIDWLVEESFVSLVQLVDGVHRAIPVSLRRWRKRLFSPGNWREIGAFRRALAAEHYDLVIDCQGLIKTAWVARMARGPVVGLGNRTDGAGYEWPVRFFYDKRVPIEPRTHVVERTRQLVAAALGDPMPQPTDDIDFGLDTRRAALALNETGLNLPVPYVVFVHATSRADKQWPDAAWIELGQSLIRRGASIVLPWGSDAERATSERLAKEFGAAAIVPPRLSLPAVVGLIDGAAATVGVDTGLVHIAAALKRPTVELYNFATAWRTGGYWSPNVVNLGTAGQSPTLQQVKATLAGFGLL, via the coding sequence TTGAGCGCACAAAAGATACTGATCGTGAGGGTGTCGTCGCTCGGCGACGTCGTACACAACATGCCGGTGATTGCGGACATTCGCCGCAGGCATCCGGACGCGCAGATCGACTGGCTCGTCGAAGAAAGCTTCGTGTCGCTCGTGCAACTGGTGGACGGCGTGCATCGCGCGATTCCCGTGTCGCTGAGGCGCTGGCGCAAGCGGCTGTTCTCGCCGGGCAACTGGCGCGAGATCGGCGCGTTTCGTCGCGCGCTCGCGGCCGAGCATTACGACCTCGTGATCGACTGCCAGGGGCTCATCAAGACCGCATGGGTCGCGCGGATGGCGCGCGGGCCGGTGGTCGGCCTCGGCAACCGCACCGACGGCGCGGGCTACGAGTGGCCGGTGCGCTTCTTCTACGACAAGCGCGTGCCGATCGAGCCGCGCACGCATGTGGTCGAACGCACGCGGCAACTGGTCGCGGCGGCGCTTGGCGATCCGATGCCGCAACCCACCGACGACATCGACTTCGGTCTCGACACACGCCGCGCTGCATTGGCATTGAACGAGACCGGACTGAACCTGCCGGTGCCGTACGTCGTATTCGTCCACGCGACGTCGCGAGCCGACAAGCAGTGGCCCGACGCGGCATGGATCGAGCTGGGCCAGTCGCTGATCCGGCGCGGCGCGTCGATCGTGCTGCCGTGGGGCAGCGATGCCGAACGCGCGACCAGCGAACGCCTCGCGAAGGAATTCGGCGCCGCCGCGATCGTGCCGCCTCGTCTGTCGCTGCCGGCTGTGGTCGGGTTGATCGACGGTGCGGCTGCGACGGTCGGCGTCGACACCGGCCTCGTGCACATCGCGGCAGCCCTGAAGCGGCCGACAGTCGAGTTGTACAATTTCGCGACCGCGTGGCGGACCGGCGGCTACTGGTCGCCGAACGTCGTCAATCTCGGCACCGCTGGACAGTCGCCGACGTTGCAGCAGGTGAAGGCGACGCTTGCGGGCTTCGGCCTGCTGTGA
- a CDS encoding urease subunit gamma — translation MKLTPREKDKLLIFTAALLAERRRARGLKLNYPEAVAFISAALMEAARDGKTVADVMHYGTTLLTRDDVMDGVPEMIPDIQVEATFPDGTKLVTVHHPIP, via the coding sequence ATGAAGCTCACCCCCCGCGAAAAAGACAAACTCCTGATCTTCACCGCCGCGTTGCTCGCCGAGCGGCGCCGCGCGCGCGGTCTGAAGCTCAACTATCCGGAAGCGGTCGCGTTCATCAGCGCCGCGCTGATGGAAGCGGCGCGCGACGGCAAGACCGTCGCCGACGTGATGCACTACGGCACGACGCTGCTCACGCGCGACGATGTGATGGACGGCGTCCCCGAAATGATCCCCGACATCCAGGTCGAAGCCACGTTCCCCGACGGCACGAAGCTCGTCACCGTCCATCATCCGATCCCGTGA
- the waaA gene encoding lipid IV(A) 3-deoxy-D-manno-octulosonic acid transferase — translation MLRPIYNALWWIVAPLAVLRLMIRSRRERGYREHIAERFGRTPGRVPEDDAPLIWVHAVSVGETRAAQPLIDALLTARPDARILLTHMTPSGRATGEQIFGDRVLRSYLPYDMPGAIRRFLRAWRPSLGLVMETEVWPALIDECRRADVPLVLTNARMSDRSYRRAAKFGRATREVFGGFSRVLAQSPSDAERLTALGARNVVVLGNLKFDMTPTPELAVRGHAWRAAIGTRPVWVAASTREGEEELVLQAFAALAVEDALLILVPRHPQRFDEVAALAAKRGLRVERRSTWAPQGAAAAAQTPIPALPADVTVLLGDSMGELGAYYAASDLAFIGGSLLPLGGQNLIEACAVGVPVLIGPHVFNFTQATKDAVATGAAVQVSDPADLARALRELFEDRPRRIAMGAAASAFAARHRGATVRTVDVLTTLLPAPEL, via the coding sequence ATGCTGAGGCCGATCTATAACGCGCTGTGGTGGATCGTCGCGCCGCTTGCGGTGCTGCGTCTGATGATCCGTTCGCGTCGCGAGCGCGGCTATCGCGAGCACATCGCGGAGCGCTTCGGTCGCACGCCGGGTCGCGTGCCCGAAGACGATGCGCCGCTGATCTGGGTCCACGCGGTATCGGTCGGCGAGACGCGGGCCGCGCAACCGCTGATCGATGCGCTGCTGACCGCGCGTCCCGATGCACGCATTCTGCTCACGCATATGACGCCGAGCGGTCGCGCGACCGGCGAACAGATCTTCGGCGATCGCGTGCTGCGCAGCTATCTGCCGTACGACATGCCGGGCGCAATCCGTCGCTTTCTGCGTGCGTGGCGTCCGTCGCTTGGGCTCGTGATGGAAACCGAGGTGTGGCCGGCGCTGATCGACGAATGCCGTCGTGCGGATGTGCCGCTCGTGCTGACCAATGCGCGGATGTCGGACCGCTCGTATCGACGCGCAGCAAAATTCGGCCGCGCGACGCGCGAAGTGTTCGGTGGTTTCTCGCGTGTGCTTGCGCAGAGTCCATCCGATGCCGAACGCCTGACTGCGCTCGGTGCGCGCAATGTCGTCGTGCTCGGCAACCTGAAGTTCGATATGACGCCGACGCCGGAACTCGCGGTGCGCGGTCATGCGTGGCGTGCGGCGATCGGCACGCGGCCGGTGTGGGTCGCGGCGAGCACGCGCGAAGGCGAAGAGGAACTGGTGCTGCAGGCGTTTGCTGCGCTCGCCGTCGAAGATGCGTTGCTGATTCTCGTGCCGCGTCATCCGCAGCGTTTCGATGAAGTCGCGGCGCTTGCGGCGAAGCGAGGCCTGCGTGTCGAACGGCGTTCGACGTGGGCGCCGCAAGGCGCTGCTGCTGCGGCACAAACACCGATCCCCGCATTGCCCGCCGACGTCACCGTGTTGCTCGGCGATTCGATGGGCGAACTCGGCGCGTACTACGCGGCGTCGGACCTCGCGTTTATCGGCGGCAGTCTGTTGCCGCTCGGCGGACAGAATCTGATCGAGGCTTGCGCGGTCGGCGTGCCGGTGTTGATCGGGCCGCACGTGTTCAACTTCACGCAGGCGACGAAGGATGCGGTCGCGACCGGCGCGGCTGTGCAGGTCAGCGATCCGGCCGATCTCGCGCGTGCGTTGCGTGAGCTGTTCGAAGACCGGCCGCGACGCATCGCGATGGGTGCGGCTGCTTCCGCGTTTGCCGCGCGGCATCGCGGCGCGACGGTGCGGACGGTGGATGTGCTGACGACGTTGTTGCCTGCGCCGGAGCTGTAA
- a CDS encoding urease accessory protein UreF, whose product MRIAELTALLHLASPALPIGAFSYSQGLEAAIEAQLVTDADSARDWIASGLTDVLARGELPFVAHQIERWRMHDAAGLAEANESFIASRESMELRRETEQMGWSLRQLCASLEWGDAERRATLAALVPIAQPTAFAFAAYAHDIAPDAALAAYAFSWAENQAAAALKAVPLGQLAGQRIIVALRDSIDGAVAYALATSPNDLNTFAPQLGILSARHESQYSRLFRS is encoded by the coding sequence ATGCGTATCGCTGAACTCACCGCGCTGCTGCATCTCGCGTCACCGGCACTGCCGATCGGTGCATTCAGCTATTCGCAGGGACTCGAAGCGGCCATCGAAGCGCAACTCGTCACCGACGCGGACAGCGCACGCGACTGGATCGCGAGCGGTCTGACCGACGTACTCGCACGCGGTGAACTGCCGTTTGTCGCGCATCAGATCGAACGCTGGCGCATGCACGATGCGGCCGGTCTCGCCGAAGCAAACGAGAGCTTCATCGCGAGCCGCGAGTCGATGGAACTGCGCCGCGAAACCGAACAGATGGGCTGGTCGCTACGGCAGTTGTGCGCGTCGCTTGAATGGGGTGATGCGGAACGTCGCGCGACGCTCGCTGCACTCGTTCCGATCGCGCAGCCGACTGCGTTCGCATTCGCCGCGTACGCACACGACATCGCACCCGACGCCGCCCTCGCCGCGTACGCATTCAGCTGGGCCGAGAATCAGGCCGCCGCTGCGCTAAAGGCGGTGCCGCTCGGTCAGCTTGCAGGACAGCGGATCATCGTCGCACTGCGCGATTCAATCGACGGCGCGGTTGCTTACGCGCTCGCCACATCGCCCAATGATCTAAATACGTTCGCGCCGCAACTCGGCATTCTGTCGGCGCGTCACGAGTCGCAGTATTCGCGGCTATTCCGTTCATAA
- a CDS encoding urease subunit beta, with translation MIPGELIVDNGEHELNAGRTTLTVTVANTGDRPVQVGSHYHFYEVNTALSFDRAAARGFRLNIASGTAVRFEPGQSRTVELVELAGARTVYGFNGLVMGKL, from the coding sequence ATGATCCCAGGCGAACTCATCGTCGACAACGGCGAACACGAACTGAACGCAGGCCGCACCACCCTCACGGTGACGGTCGCGAACACCGGCGATCGACCCGTGCAGGTCGGCTCGCACTACCATTTCTACGAAGTGAACACGGCGCTGTCGTTCGATCGCGCGGCGGCTCGCGGCTTCCGGTTAAACATCGCATCGGGTACCGCCGTGCGCTTCGAGCCGGGCCAGTCGCGTACGGTCGAACTCGTCGAGCTGGCCGGCGCACGCACCGTCTACGGCTTCAACGGCCTGGTGATGGGCAAGCTTTGA